A single region of the Anas platyrhynchos isolate ZD024472 breed Pekin duck chromosome 6, IASCAAS_PekinDuck_T2T, whole genome shotgun sequence genome encodes:
- the HPS6 gene encoding BLOC-2 complex member HPS6: MKRAGPLRRVSEWSRGGGGLAELLSPGGEPSRVVPSPDGGHLVLQRGGRLLAFQRLGGTGTELRRSWELPPSREAPVGLLFPHSPRAAGGWVLAVVWERGRTELWRLAAGWQPLRALELCQGGRARVAAVCCQGERLVWCEERPPSDVHPDAGKGAFRFCVCARALEVEEQGVRLGPVSIVLHNSPEYRVLAAPRHVFMLPTSSGGTAAAKFLLVWHPEEARLTLAAPSAGVVRSKVLQASSESDFRKLLLGSVGLLSALAPLDVHSCAVSGHGALLLVSTKGAVSMVEADGTQRHVFDLEGAPLAQENSVQLKTFGSTLACMLAGVLYLVDLNSGRLIEKKILNMKEVHFLESPGEEDSIQLLTQTGIYSLGFSSPEDSSRAEPCLVEMVFEEACRYYQRRSLSSSKLTVEKLKKGGAFQAPVALAAILQHSLHQKQKPARGLQDTYTKLLSTMSLELQSYLSLELLKSCVVAAPESEVESYCEELVEQEVSRVLHSDIDKDNLAYLNSVFGSFPKAAWKATRSCLQLQQNGDGLVVARATPEVWKKVLGGPQQQEEGGQNGVVPLFELICASFLRFKPKWLPGFVEQTQQYVSVSWAYSSKEGPEGRVPLYKRALGVLARKSKRSEGDDEMELELLLCSQRPKAVLQALHLLIRLKRWQRVVEVAEKFSKLSPLLNKEIFTTLLAEFAQHRELDPYVDTLWPLCPAELTASDILTVVLQHLPRTQGDPVPFSSEGNQLTVGLLKPLLQRVVQRPCVQHEMYSDALQSPTFPPPAPPREHKNPQKAAGGDAPQPPVARTSSPSALAQGDTV, from the coding sequence ATGAAGCGAGCGGGGCCGCTGCGGCGGGTGTCAGAGTGGAGCCGCGGTGGCGGGGGCCTGGCGGAGCTGCTGAGCCCCGGGGGGGAGCCCAGCCGCGTCGTGCCCAGCCCCGACGGCGGGCACCTGGTGCTGCAGCGGGGCGGCCGGCTGCTGGCCTTCCAGCGCCTCGGCGGCACGGGCACCGAGCTAcggaggagctgggagctgccaccGAGCCGGGAGGCACCGGTGGGGCTGCTGTTCCCGCACAGCCCACGGGCAGCGGGCGGCTGGGTGCTGGCCGTGGTGTGGGAGCGCGGCCGCACCGAGCTGTGGCGCCTGGCGGCGGGCTGGCAGCCGCTGCGGGCTCTGGAGCTCTGCCAGGGCGGCCGGGCACGAGTGGCGGCCGTGTGCTGCCAGGGCGAGCGGCTGGTGTGGTGCGAGGAGAGGCCCCCCTCAGACGTGCACCCGGACGCCGGTAAGGGCGCCTTCAGGTTCTGCGTCTGCGCCCGGGCGCTGGAGGTGGAGGAGCAAGGCGTGAGGCTCGGCCCTGTCAGCATCGTCCTGCACAACAGCCCCGAGTACCGCGTCCTGGCAGCCCCACGGCATGTATTCATGCTGCCCACCTCCTCTGGTGGCACCGCCGCCGCCAAGTTCCTCCTCGTCTGGCACCCCGAGGAGGCCAGGCTTACCCTCGCGGCCCCCTCGGCGGGCGTTGTGCGCAGCAAGGTGCTGCAGGCCAGCAGCGAGTCGGACTTCAGGAAGCTGCTGCTCGGCTCCGTGGGCCTCCTCTCGGCGCTGGCACCTCTGGACGTTCACAGCTGCGCCGTGTCCGGCCAcggggctctgctgctggtgagCACCAAGGGCGCTGTCAGCATGGTAGAGGCAGACGGGACGCAGAGACACGTCTTCGATCTGGAAGGGGCCCCCCTGGCTCAGGAAAATAGTGTGCAGCTGAAAACTTTTGGCAGCACCCTGGCTTGCATGCTGGCCGGGGTGCTGTACCTCGTCGACCTGAACAGCGGGAGGCTCATCGAAAAGAAAATCCTCAACATGAAGGAGGTGCATTTCCTGGAGTCCCCAGGAGAGGAGGACAGCATCCAGCTCCTCACGCAAACGGGCATCTACAGCCTGGGCTTCTCCAGCCCCGAGGACAGCAGCAGGGCCGagccgtgcctggtggagatgGTGTTCGAGGAGGCCTGCCGGTACTACCAGAGGAGGAGCCTCAGCAGCTCCAAGCTGACGGTGGAGAAGCTGAAGAAGGGCGGCGCGTTCCAGGCCCCTGTGGCTCTCGCCGccatcctgcagcacagcctccaccagaAGCAGAAACCAGCCCGAGGCCTCCAGGACACTTACACCAAGCTGCTGAGCACAATGagcctggagctgcagagctaCCTGAGCCTGGAGCTCCTCAAGAGCTGCGTGGTGGCTGCCCCGGAGAGCGAGGTGGAGAGTTACTGCGAGGAGCTGGTGGAGCAGGAGGTCAGCCGCGTGCTGCACTCCGACATAGACAAGGACAACTTGGCCTACCTGAACTCAGTCTTTGGCTCCTTCCCCAAAGCTGCCTGGAAGGCCAcgaggagctgcctgcagctgcagcagaacgGGGACGGCCTCGTGGTGGCCAGGGCCACCCCGGAGGtgtggaagaaggtgctggggggaccgcagcagcaggaggaggggggTCAGAACGGCGTGGTGCCGCTCTTCGAGCTCATCTGTGCCTCCTTCCTCAGGTTCAAACCCAAGTGGCTGCCCGGTTTCGTGGAGCAGACCCAGCAGTATGTCAGCGTCTCCTGGGCGTACAGCAGCAAGGAGGGCCCGGAGGGCCGGGTGCCGCTGTACAAGAGAGCTTTGGGGGTGCTGGCCAGGAAAAGCAAGCGCAGCGAGGGGGACGATGAGATGGAGCtcgagctgctgctctgcagccagcgGCCAAAGGCCgtgctgcaggctctgcacCTTCTCATCCGCCTGAAGCGGTGGCAGCGGGTGGTGGAGGTGGCGGAGAAGTTCTCCAAGCTCAGTCCCTTGCTGAACAAGGAGATTTTCACCACGCTGCTGGCAGAGTTCGCCCAGCACCGCGAGCTGGACCCTTACGTGGACACGCTGTGGCCGCTGTGCCCCGCTGAGCTCACCGCCTCGGACATCCTCACCGTGGtcctgcagcacctccctcGCACCCAGGGGGACCCGGTGCCCTTCTCGAGCGAAGGGAACCAGCTGACTGTGGGCTTGCTCAAGCCGCTGCTGCAGAGGGTTGTGCAGCGTCCCTGCGTGCAGCACGAGATGTACTCGGACGCCTTGCAGAGCCCCACGTTCCCCCCTCCCGCCCCACCCCGAGAGCACAAGAACCCCCAAAAAGCAGCGGGCGGTGATGCTCCTCAGCCACCCGTGGCAAGGACTTCCTCTCCCTCGGCGCTGGCACAGGGTGACACGGTgtga